In the genome of Segnochrobactrum spirostomi, the window CTCGAGCTGCGAGCGGCCGAGCTCGCCGAGCCGGCGGCGCAGTTCGTCGAGGATGCGGCGTGCCCGCTGGATGTCGATCGCGTCCGGCACCTTCACGCTTGAGCCGAAATCGGTGCCACGGCTGCGGCTCGAGCGGCCGAGCGGATCCTCGTCGCCGGACGCCGTGCCGCCTTCCCCGGGCGCACCCTGCTCGTCGCCGTTCTCGCGGGCCATCTGCTCGGCCAGCGATTGGGCGCCCTTGCGCAGCGCTTCGAGCGCCTCGCCCTGGCGGTCCACCGCGTCGCTCGATTCGCCGCGGCCGAGCGCATTGCCGGCTTCGCCCATGGCGCGGCCAGCGTCGCCGAGCGCATCGCCCGGATTGCCGCCCTGGCCCTGAGCACTCTGCCCCGGCTCGCCTTGGCCCTGGCCGCTCTGGCCTTGTCCCTGCTGCTGGCCTTGCCCCTGCTGACCCTGCCCTTCGGCCTGACCGCCTTGCCCCTCGCCCCTCTGGTCGCCGCGCTGGCCGGGGCCGAGCCGCTTCATCAGGTCCTGAAGGTCGCGGTTGAGGGCGTCCTGGCGATCCTGGAGCTGTTTCAGGCGCTGCTGGCGGTCGCCGCCGCCGGGCTGGCCCGTCTCGCCGTCGCCGTTGCCGGGGTTCTGACGGTCGAGATTGTAGGTCTCGTCCATCAGCCGCTGCTGCTCCTGGATCATGCGGCCGAGCTTGTCGAGCTGCTGGGACTGCTCCGAGCCCTGACCCTGCTGGCCGGGCTGACCCGGACGGGCCATCTGGAGGCCCTCCAGCATCTGCTGGAGTTCGGAGAGGAGCTGCTCGGCCGCCTCGGGCGAGCCGGTGCGCGCCAGTTCCTCGGCCTTGCGCAGCATTTCGTCGAGGTCCTTGGGCGTGACCGTGCGGGCGTTCTGGTTGCCCTGCTGGGGCGCCTGCGGGTTGCGCCGCATCTCCTCGGCGAGCTCGCGCAGATAAGTCTGCATCGCCTGGCGGAGTTCGTCGGTGAGCCGGGCGATCTCCTCGTCCGAGGCACCGTTGCGGATCGCCTGCTTCAGCCGCTCCTGGGCGTCGCGCAGCGCCTGCGCCGCGGCGGCGTGGCTGCCGTCGTCGATCGCGATCGCGAGGTCCCACAATTCGTCGAGGATCGGCTTCAACTGCGCGTCCGTCGTCGCCGCCGCGAGGTGCTGATAGGCGAGGCGGGTGCCGAGATAGGACGTCGTGGTCGGGAAGATGCCCTCCGGCGCCAGCATCAGGGCGTCGAGCGAGGTGATCGCGGTGGGCTGCGCGCGGGCGTCGAGGGCGAGGTTGCGGCGCTGCTCGATCACCGCGCGGGCGAGCGGCTCGCGGAACGGGTGCTCGGGCAGAGTGATCGTGACCGGCGGTGTCACCGCCTCGTGGCCCGCCTCGTCGCGGGCGACCAGCACGACGGCGACGGTCGAGCCGGCATAAGGATGCTTCGTCAAGTCCGCGACCGTCTTCGCCGCGCCGGCCTTGCCGCCGGCGGGGAGGCTGAGGCGGACCTTCGGCGCGTCGACAAGCGGGCGCCGGGCGGCCGGATCGCCGCCGTTCGGGTCCGGCATCGGGGTGATGCGTGCCTCGGCATCGACGATGCCGTAATCGTCCTTCACCTCGTAGGCGAACTCGACGCCGCCGGCGCGGGTGCCGAGGGGATCGGCGAGCCACTTGATGGTCGGTGGGTGGTCCGGATCGACGGCGAGCGACCAGCGGGCGAGCTCGTCGCCACCGTTCGTCACCTTCACCGTGCCGTCGCCGGTGAGCTTGGCTTTGCGCTCGACCTGATCGGCCGCAGCCGTCGCAGGGGCGGCCGCCGGGGCGGGGGGCTTGCCGGTTTCCTTGTCCGCATCCTTGCCGGCCTCCGGCTTCGCGGCCGGTGTCGGCTCCAGCGGGCGCTCGCCGTTGGCGTCGGCGAAGGTCACGGCGGCGTCCGGCGCACCGTGGACGCGCACGACGAGCTCGCTGCCCGCGGGCACCTTGACGATCCGGTCGGTCGCCGCGGCGGCGTCGCCGGTCAGGAAGATCGGCGCCCGACCCGTATAGCCGGGCGGGGTGATCCAGGCGTCGAGGCGGATCGGTTTCGCCTCGCCGAGCGGTCCGAACGGCCGGAAGGCGCTCTCGATACGCTCGCCGTAGGATCCGTAGCCGGCGAAGAGTCCGACGAACAGCGCCATGCCGACCAGCGCGCGCAGGGCCCACGGGTCGTGGCGATAGAGGGCGGGGCGGGGAAAGCCGGGCGCGAGCGCCGCGAGGCGCTCGACCGCGCGGCGGCGGTGGGCCTCCCACAGGGCGGACGCAGCCGGGCTCAAGGTCGCGGCGGGCTTGTCTTCCAGGGTGGTGAGCGGGCGGTGCGGCAGGCCCGACACCGCCTCGATGCGGTGCACCGCCTCGGCGCGCGACGGCCGGCGGGTGCGCACGGCGAGACCGAGGCTCGCGACGAGCGCGCCGGCGAACACGACGAGCACGGCGAGCCGCGGCCACGGGCCGATCGCGAGCCACAGGCCGAGCCAGGACACGGCGACGAAGAGGGCTAGAATGCCGAGGGTGAGGGCGAGCCGCGGCCACAGCCGCTCCCACAGGAGCGAGCGGGCCGCCCGGGCCACGAGCACGGCGACGCGCTGCTCGGCCGGGCCGACCGGGCGCTCGTCGTCTGCCATCGGGCTCACGGGTTCGGCCATCGGGCCATCCCATCCTCGCGCCGCGCCCGATCCGGCGCAGGCGGATTGATCGATCCCGAAGGCCCGCGCGGAGGCTCCGCACGACGCTCAGGGCGCGAAAGGCACCGACTCGCCCTGCCGATGCTCGCGGGCCGCCGGGCGGACCGCGAATGATAAGAATAAGCGTCGCAGGCCACGGCGGCGAGAATCGGGCGGCCGTTTTTGCAGATTTTTTGCGCGCCCGCCCGTCAGGCCCCGGCGATCCACGACGGCACCTGGTCGAGCCCGATCAGCGCCTCGTAGGAGGAGCGGGGGCGGACGACCTCGAAACGGTCGCCCGACACCATCACCTCGGGCACCAGCAGTCGACTGTTATAGGTCCCGGCCTGCACCGCGCCATAGGCCCCGGCGGACAGGATGGCGATGAGGTCACCCCCGGTGACCGGTGGCAGTGGGCGCGCCTGGGCCAGGAAATCGCCGGATTCGCACACCGGCCCGACGACGTCGACGATCGTGCGCTCCGCCCCGACGGCGGCCTCGGCCACGGTGCGGATCTCGTGGTGGGCCTCGTAGAGGGTCGGCCGGATGAGGTCGTTCATGCCGGCATCGACGATGACGAACGACTTCGCCGCACCGTGCTTCAGATAGACGACGCGGGTGAGGAGGATGCCGGCATTGCCGACGAGGAGCCGCCCCGGCTCGAACAGGATGCGGCAATCGAGGGCGTGGGCATGGCGATGCACCACGGCCGCATAGGCGGTCGCCTCGGGGACCTCGCTGTCCTCGCGGTAGGCAATGCCGAGGCCGCCGCCGAGATCGAGATGGTGGATGGCGTGGCCGTCGGAGCGCAGCACGCTGACGAGCTCGGCGAGCCGGGCGAAGGCCGCCTCGAAGGGCGCGAGTTCGGTGATCTGCGAGCCGATGTGGGCGTCGATGCCGGTTACCGCGAGGCGCGGTAGCGCGGCGGCGCGGCGATAGACCTCGCGGGCGTCGTGCCAGGGGATGCCGAACTTGTTCTCCGCCTTGCCGGTCGCGATCTTGGCGTGGGTCTTGGCGTCGACGTCCGGGTTGATGCGCAGCGACACCCGGGCGGTGCGGCCCATCGATTGCGCGACCTGCGAGAGGAGGTCGAGCTCGGGGACCGATTCGACGTTGAAGCAGAGGATGTCCTCGCCGATCGCGTAGGCCATCTCGCGGGCGGACTTGGCGACGCCGGAGAACACGATCCGCTCGCCCGGCACGCCGGCGGCGCGCGCGCGCCGCAATTCGCCCTCGGAGACGACGTCCATGCCGGCGCCGAGACCGGCGAGCAGGGTCAGCACCGCCTGGTTGGAGTTCGCCTTCATGGCGTAGCAGACGAGCGAGGGCAGGTCGGCGACGGCGCCTGCGAAGCGGGTGTAGTTCTCGGCGATCGCGGCGGTCGAATAGACGTAGACCGGCGTGTCGACCGCGGTCGCGATGGCGGGCAGCGGCACCGATTCGGCGTGGAGGATGCCGCCGACATAGGAGAAGTGTCTGTTCACGGGGGGACTTCCGGGGGCAGCGCGAAGACGGGGAGGCGGGACGCCCGGCGACGCGCGGCGCGCCGCCGGTTCAGGTCGGGACCGTCACGATTTTTTCGGCGTCGTCAGGATCGGATCGAGGATGAAGGGCGTGCTCGGCGCGTAGGAGCCGTTGCCGTCCGGTGACACGCCCGGCGGCGGCTCGACGCCCGCCGGCAGCTCGGTCGCGCCGCGGCGTCCGCAGCCCCCGAGCGAGAGCCCGGCCGCGACCAAAGCGAGCGCGAGGCCGAGGCGAGCGACGTTGCGCCCGAAAGCGGTACGGTCGGAAGCAAAGCGGCGGGGCACGGCGTCCTCCTGGTCCACGGCCCGCCCGCCGGTGCATTCCGGCGGCACGGGACAGGCCCGAGCGTTCGAATTCGGGGGCGCAGCGCCGGCGGCGCTCCGCGAGTCTTCGGTGAAAAGCGTCACCACATGAGCCGAAACGGGCCGCCGTGGCAATCGCCGACGCGCGTCCTTCAGACCGCGCCCGCTTTCGCGGCCGCTTCCTTGGTGAGCCGTTTCAGCCAGGTGCGGGCGGCACGGCGGACATTCTGCGGCGCGGTGCCGCCGTAGCTCGTGCGGCTCTTCACCGAACGCTCCACGGTGAGCACATCGTAGACCTCGGCGGTGATGCGGGCGTCGATCGCCTGCAGCGCCTCGAGAGGCAGCTTGTCGAGGGCGATGCCCTTCTCCGCGGCGGCGGCGACGGCCCGGCCGGTGACGTGGTGCGCCTCGCGGAACGGCATGCCGACGACCCGCACCAGCCAATCGGCGAGATCGGTCGCGGTGGAATAGCCCTGGCCGGCGGCCTTGCGCAGCGCCTTCACGTCGGGCTCGAGATCGCGCACCATGCCCGCGGTCGCGGCGATGGCGAGCGAGAGGCTCGAGAGCGCGTCGAAGGTCGGCTCCTTGTCCTCCTGCATGTCCTTCGCGTAGGCCATCGGCAGGCCCTTCATGACGATGAGGAGGGTGTTGAGCGCGCCGACGATGCGGCCGGTCTTGGCGCGCACCAGCTCGGCCGCGTCGGGATTGCGCTTCTGCGGCATGATCGAGGAGCCGGTGGTGAAACGGTCGGACAGGCGCACGAAGCCGAACTGCGCCGAGCACCAGATCACGATTTCTTCCGCGAGGCGCGACAGGTGCACCGCGGCGATGGCAGCCGCAGACAAGGTTTCTAGGGCAAAGTCGCGATCGGAAACGCCGTCGAGCGAGTTTGCGCCCGGCCGGTCGAATCCAAGGGCGTGGGCGGTGGCGAAGCGGTCGATCGGGAACGAGGTTCCCGCGAGCGCGGCCGAGCCGAGCGGGCATTCGTTCAGACGCTTGCGGGCGTCGGCGAGGCGGCCGCGGTCGCGCCCGACCATTTCGGCATAGGCGAGGAGATGATGACCGAACGTGACCGGCTGCGCGGATTGCAGATGGGTGAAGCCCGGCATCACGGTCGCGGCGTGGCTTTCGGCCTTCTCGGCGAGCGCCTGGAGAAGATCGGCGAGGGCGGCGTCGAGATCGTCGATGGTGTCGCGCACCCAGAGGCGGAAATCCGTCGCCACCTGGTCGTTGCGCGAGCGGGCGGTGTGCAGCCGGCCCGCCGCCGGGCCGATCAGCTCGGCGAGGCGGGATTCGACGTTCATGTGGATGTCTTCGAGCTCGCGCGAGAAGACGAAACGTCCCTCGTCGATCTCGGTCTTCACCGCGTCGAGGCCCGCGTCGATCGCACGCGCGTCCTCCGCCGCGATGATGCCCTGCTGGGCGAGCATGGCGACATGGGCCTTGGACCCGGCGATGTCCTGCCTGTAGAGGGTTTTGTCGAAATCGATCGAGGCGTTGATTTCGGCCATGATGGCGTCGGGGCCGGAGGCGAAGCGGCCGCCCCACATGCGGTTGCTCATGGTCTGAAGTCCCTCGACGCAGTTGAAGTTCGTGACGATCCGGAGAGAATTTGAATGGCCAAGGCCGGCAAGAAGGGCGCGGACGTCGATGCGGCGCCGACCAAGAAGGGCTCGAAGCTGAGCTTCATCTTGACGATCGCCGCCGCGGTCGTCGTCGCAGGGTCCGCCGGCGGGCTCGGCGCGGTATACGTGATGGGCGGCTTCTCTGGCAACGGCGAAGCGACCCGGTGCGCCGACGCGGGTGCCCTGTCGAAGACGCTGACGCCGCTCGCGGTGGGCGAACTCGCCGGCCTCATCACCTCGGGCGAGCCGACCTATGTCGGCGACCTCACTTATCGCCGCGGCGACCGCCGGCCGACCACTCTCGCCACCGAATTGTCGACAGTTCCGGACTCGGTCGCCCTGGTCAATCTGTGGGCGACCTGGTGCGTGCCGTGCCGCGAGGAGATGCCGGCGCTCAACCGGCTCGAGGCGCAGATGGGCCAGGATCGCTTCCAGGTCATCGCGATCAACGTCGACACCCGGGACGACGGCCGCGTCCAGCGCTTCATGACCGACAACCAGATCACCGATCTCAGCCTCAACTACGACCCGACGATGGGCGTCTTCAACACGCTGAAGACCCGCGGTCGGGCGGTCGGGCTGCCGACGAGCCTGCTCGTCAAGGCGCCGGGCTGCGTGGTCGCCGTGCTGCACGGGCCGGCGGCCTGGGACAGCAAGGACGGCACGACGGTGATCCAGGCGCTGCTCGACGGTCCGAAGCCGGAGGCGGCGGCCGAGGGCGGCGAGGGCGGGCACGCCAAGCCCGCGGGCGAAGAGGGCGGCGAGAAGCCGGCCGAAGGGCACTGATGCCGCGATGCCGCCGGGCGCGAGCCCGGCCCGTCAGGCCGGGCGGTCGCGGGTGAGGAACAGCGTGTCCTCCTCCATGAAGCGCACATTGTATTGGAAGCGGAAGCCCGCCTTCTCGGCGACGCGCACCGAGGCGCGGTTCTCCGGGGCGATGAGGCAGGCGGTCCGCCGATGCGCCGTCGTGCCGTCGAGCCAGCCGAGCGCGGCGGCGAGCGCCTCGCTCGCATAGCCCCGGCCTTGCGCCCACGGCGCGAGAACCCAGCCCGCCTCGGGAAGCCCATGGATCGGCGGATCGATCGGCCGGTGGAAATCAGCGAAGCCGAGATCGCCGACGAAGCGTCCGCTCGCCTTCTCCGTCACTGCCCAATAGCCGAAGCCGAGCAGCGCCCACAGCCCGCGATAGCGCAGCAGCCGGGCCCAGCACTCGGTCGGCGTCGAGGGCTTGCCGATGTGGCGCACCACCTGCGGATCGCTCCAAAGCACACACAACGCCTCGAAATGCCCGGTGCCGTGCGCATCGAGCACGAGCCGCTCGGTTTCGAGCCGGACAGGGCGGTCGATCGGGTCGTTCATGGCGTTCCCTTCCGGGTGGTCGCGCGTCGCGGCCCTCGGTAGACCCCGCGTTCAAAAAAGAAAACCGTTCGATTTCCAGCCACGCCCGCGATCACCGTTTTCTGCGAACCGCGCCTTCGAGAGAACCGGGCAGCCGGCGCGCGGCGTCGGCGGGTAAAATTCGGCTCGGCGACCCTTGCCTGTCGGCGGCTCTCCGCGCGACGGGCACAACCGGGTACGCTTGACAAACTCCATCGGGTTAATAGACATTCTGGAGGAACAGATTTCCTCGGGGATGGCTACGATGGCTCTTTCACGACTGCTTTATTCTACGCGGCGCTCCATCCTCGCGGGCGCCGGCGGTCTCGCCCTTGCGGCTGCAATCGGAGCGGGTCCCGTGCTCGCCGATCAGCAGCTCCTCAACGTCTCGTACGATCCGACCCGCGAATTGTACAAGGCCTACAACGAGGTCTTCGCCAAGCACTGGAAGGAGACCACGGGCGAGACGGTCACCATCAAGACCTCGAACGGCGGCTCCGGCGCACAGGCGCGCGCCGTGATCGACGGCCTGCCGGCTGATGTGGTGACGCTGGCGCTCGCCGCCGACATCGACGCCATCGCCAAGAAGACGGGCAAGATCCCGGCGGATTGGGCCTCGCGCCTGCCGCACAATTCGGCCCCCTACACCTCGACGATCGTGTTCCTGGTGCGCAAGGGCAACCCGAAGGGCATCAAGGACTGGCCGGACCTCGTGAAGGACGGCGTCCAGGTCATCACCCCGAACCCGAAGACCTCGGGCGGCGCGCGCTGGAACTACCTCGCTGCGTGGGCGTGGGCCAACAAGGAATACGGCGGCGACGAGACCAAGGTGAAGGCCTACATCGCCGACCTCTTCAAGCACGTGCCGGTGCTCGATTCCGGCGCCCGCGGCGCCACCACCACCTTCGTGCAGCGCCAGATCGGCGACGTGCTGCTCGCCTGGGAGAACGAGGCCTTCCTCGCCATCAACGAGCTCGGGCCGGATTCCTTCGAGATCGTCGTTCCCTCGATCTCGATCAAGGCCGAGCCCCCGGTCGCCGTGGTGGACGGCAACGTCGACGCCAAGGGCACCCGCAAGGTGGCGCAGGCCTATCTCGAATATCTCTATTCGAAGGAGGGCCAGGTCCTCATCGCCAAGAACTATTACCGCCCGAGCGATCCCTCCGCGGTCGATGCGGCCGACCTGAAGCGCTTCCCGGACGTGCCGCTGGTGACGATCGACGACCCGATCTTCGGCGGCTGGGCGAAGGTGCAGAAGACCCAGTTTGCCGACGGCGGCGTGTTCGACCAGATCTACAAGCCGGCCCAATAAGGCCGGCCCCGACGGGCGCGGCGCTTTCCCGGCGCCGCCCGTCCGGTTATCGCTACCGAACGAAGGACCCGGGCGCTCCCCTCGTCGAGGATGAAGCGGGAGAGGCCCGAAGGATCGCAACGGACGTGAAACGGAATAAGGCCTGATGGCTCTTGCCCCTTCTCTGGGGCGTCGGCCGAGCGTCATCCCGGGCTTCGGGATGGCGCTCGGCTTTACGCTCGTCTACCTGTCGCTGATCGTGCTGATCCCGCTCGCGGTGCTCCTCCTTCGGTCGAGCACGGGCGGGTTCGCTTCGTTCTGGGCGATCGCCACGGACCCGCGCATCGTCGCCGCCCTGAAGCTCAGCTTCGGCGCCTCGTTCATCGCCGCGCTCGTCAACGCGGTGTTCGGCCTGATCGTCGCCTGGGTGCTGGTGCGCTACCGCTTTCCCGGCCGCAAGGTGATCGACGCGATGGTCGATCTCCCCTTCGCGCTGCCGACCGCCGTCGCCGGTATCGCGCTC includes:
- a CDS encoding TIGR02302 family protein, with protein sequence MAEPVSPMADDERPVGPAEQRVAVLVARAARSLLWERLWPRLALTLGILALFVAVSWLGLWLAIGPWPRLAVLVVFAGALVASLGLAVRTRRPSRAEAVHRIEAVSGLPHRPLTTLEDKPAATLSPAASALWEAHRRRAVERLAALAPGFPRPALYRHDPWALRALVGMALFVGLFAGYGSYGERIESAFRPFGPLGEAKPIRLDAWITPPGYTGRAPIFLTGDAAAATDRIVKVPAGSELVVRVHGAPDAAVTFADANGERPLEPTPAAKPEAGKDADKETGKPPAPAAAPATAAADQVERKAKLTGDGTVKVTNGGDELARWSLAVDPDHPPTIKWLADPLGTRAGGVEFAYEVKDDYGIVDAEARITPMPDPNGGDPAARRPLVDAPKVRLSLPAGGKAGAAKTVADLTKHPYAGSTVAVVLVARDEAGHEAVTPPVTITLPEHPFREPLARAVIEQRRNLALDARAQPTAITSLDALMLAPEGIFPTTTSYLGTRLAYQHLAAATTDAQLKPILDELWDLAIAIDDGSHAAAAQALRDAQERLKQAIRNGASDEEIARLTDELRQAMQTYLRELAEEMRRNPQAPQQGNQNARTVTPKDLDEMLRKAEELARTGSPEAAEQLLSELQQMLEGLQMARPGQPGQQGQGSEQSQQLDKLGRMIQEQQRLMDETYNLDRQNPGNGDGETGQPGGGDRQQRLKQLQDRQDALNRDLQDLMKRLGPGQRGDQRGEGQGGQAEGQGQQGQGQQQGQGQSGQGQGEPGQSAQGQGGNPGDALGDAGRAMGEAGNALGRGESSDAVDRQGEALEALRKGAQSLAEQMARENGDEQGAPGEGGTASGDEDPLGRSSRSRGTDFGSSVKVPDAIDIQRARRILDELRRRLGELGRSQLELDYLDRLLPRD
- the lysA gene encoding diaminopimelate decarboxylase — protein: MNRHFSYVGGILHAESVPLPAIATAVDTPVYVYSTAAIAENYTRFAGAVADLPSLVCYAMKANSNQAVLTLLAGLGAGMDVVSEGELRRARAAGVPGERIVFSGVAKSAREMAYAIGEDILCFNVESVPELDLLSQVAQSMGRTARVSLRINPDVDAKTHAKIATGKAENKFGIPWHDAREVYRRAAALPRLAVTGIDAHIGSQITELAPFEAAFARLAELVSVLRSDGHAIHHLDLGGGLGIAYREDSEVPEATAYAAVVHRHAHALDCRILFEPGRLLVGNAGILLTRVVYLKHGAAKSFVIVDAGMNDLIRPTLYEAHHEIRTVAEAAVGAERTIVDVVGPVCESGDFLAQARPLPPVTGGDLIAILSAGAYGAVQAGTYNSRLLVPEVMVSGDRFEVVRPRSSYEALIGLDQVPSWIAGA
- a CDS encoding lipoprotein, coding for MPRRFASDRTAFGRNVARLGLALALVAAGLSLGGCGRRGATELPAGVEPPPGVSPDGNGSYAPSTPFILDPILTTPKKS
- the argH gene encoding argininosuccinate lyase — its product is MSNRMWGGRFASGPDAIMAEINASIDFDKTLYRQDIAGSKAHVAMLAQQGIIAAEDARAIDAGLDAVKTEIDEGRFVFSRELEDIHMNVESRLAELIGPAAGRLHTARSRNDQVATDFRLWVRDTIDDLDAALADLLQALAEKAESHAATVMPGFTHLQSAQPVTFGHHLLAYAEMVGRDRGRLADARKRLNECPLGSAALAGTSFPIDRFATAHALGFDRPGANSLDGVSDRDFALETLSAAAIAAVHLSRLAEEIVIWCSAQFGFVRLSDRFTTGSSIMPQKRNPDAAELVRAKTGRIVGALNTLLIVMKGLPMAYAKDMQEDKEPTFDALSSLSLAIAATAGMVRDLEPDVKALRKAAGQGYSTATDLADWLVRVVGMPFREAHHVTGRAVAAAAEKGIALDKLPLEALQAIDARITAEVYDVLTVERSVKSRTSYGGTAPQNVRRAARTWLKRLTKEAAAKAGAV
- a CDS encoding TlpA disulfide reductase family protein, which translates into the protein MAKAGKKGADVDAAPTKKGSKLSFILTIAAAVVVAGSAGGLGAVYVMGGFSGNGEATRCADAGALSKTLTPLAVGELAGLITSGEPTYVGDLTYRRGDRRPTTLATELSTVPDSVALVNLWATWCVPCREEMPALNRLEAQMGQDRFQVIAINVDTRDDGRVQRFMTDNQITDLSLNYDPTMGVFNTLKTRGRAVGLPTSLLVKAPGCVVAVLHGPAAWDSKDGTTVIQALLDGPKPEAAAEGGEGGHAKPAGEEGGEKPAEGH
- a CDS encoding GNAT family N-acetyltransferase translates to MNDPIDRPVRLETERLVLDAHGTGHFEALCVLWSDPQVVRHIGKPSTPTECWARLLRYRGLWALLGFGYWAVTEKASGRFVGDLGFADFHRPIDPPIHGLPEAGWVLAPWAQGRGYASEALAAALGWLDGTTAHRRTACLIAPENRASVRVAEKAGFRFQYNVRFMEEDTLFLTRDRPA
- a CDS encoding sulfate ABC transporter substrate-binding protein translates to MALSRLLYSTRRSILAGAGGLALAAAIGAGPVLADQQLLNVSYDPTRELYKAYNEVFAKHWKETTGETVTIKTSNGGSGAQARAVIDGLPADVVTLALAADIDAIAKKTGKIPADWASRLPHNSAPYTSTIVFLVRKGNPKGIKDWPDLVKDGVQVITPNPKTSGGARWNYLAAWAWANKEYGGDETKVKAYIADLFKHVPVLDSGARGATTTFVQRQIGDVLLAWENEAFLAINELGPDSFEIVVPSISIKAEPPVAVVDGNVDAKGTRKVAQAYLEYLYSKEGQVLIAKNYYRPSDPSAVDAADLKRFPDVPLVTIDDPIFGGWAKVQKTQFADGGVFDQIYKPAQ